DNA from Salmo trutta chromosome 14, fSalTru1.1, whole genome shotgun sequence:
GCTCCTGCCTGCAGACATATGGACAGACATGCAGACAAACGTACGACAGCCACGGCCGACTCCAAGACCAGGGGGATACAGAGACTGGTTACTGCAGGCCTGTGTTTGAGTGTAACGCCTTGTGTGGCTGTAGTGATGCCTGCTTTAACCGGGTGGTCCAGAGAGGCCTGGGGCTCAAGTTGTGTGTCTATCCCACAGAGGACAGGGGCTGGGGGATGCGAACGCTGGAGCCCATCCCCTGTGGAACCTTTGTGTGTGAGTATGCTGGGGAGGTGATCGGCTTTGAGGAGGCCAGACGCAGACAGCTTGCTCAGGGGCTTGAGGACAACAACTACATCATTGCTGTGCGGGAGTATGCTGGCCAGGGCCCGGTCAGTGAGACCTTTGTGGACCCAACTGTGGTTGGGAATGTGGGGCGTTTTCTGAACCACTCCTGCCAACCCAACCTGTTCATGGTGCCTGTCCGGGTGCACTCCCTGGTGCCCAGGCTGGCCCTGTTCGCTGGCAGGGACATCACCCCTCAGGAGGAGCTCACATTTGACTACTCAGGGGGCTATAGCAATACACCCTCTGTGGAGAGGTTGGTCCAGAGTGACCCTGGGACAGAGGCCAGTGAGACAGGTACCCTCCAGAGAAAACCATGCCACTGTGGTGCCCAGAACTGTTCCCAATTTCTGCCACTGGATTTATCTGTTCTCAGCTATTAGATTAGAGGGATGCATTTATTTGGTAAATGTTTATAAATTGATGTTTTGTTATTTGAAGTGATCATGTTGTACTGGAAAGGAGAGGCACTGaagccttttttgttgttgtcatttccGTTGATACAACTCTCTCATTCTAATGTATGTTTATTTGATTAAATGTCAGTTCATGTGTCTTTGCACCCCAGTGTGAGAGTTCTGTGCTAACAGCATCATCCATCATTTTAGATGGGTCTGTATGACATCAGTGGCATCACTAACACAGGCTGCTGGGGTATTCATCCTATGCTTACCAGTGTGGCATCCATCTggattaaaggggaaatctgggaTTGGTGCATCCATCTagattaaaggggaaatctgggaTTGGtgcatccattttgaattcatacTGTCATTGATTATAAAGggctcatgagcttagttcaactgtcttaacccatcagaacccaaactATAAgcctattttacatttattttgtaaacaatgtaattctaaacaaacactgtagattcaaaacatggttaaaatgtAATTGATGCTCAGTAGCTCTCTATCAATTTTAGAGTGGTTACCTTTCTCCAGCCCCAACTTTCAGCTGTTTACCATAACAAGTGCCAGGGTGCCATTTATGATGACCCACTTTTCTGTCACGACTGCCCACTATCTCACTGTCCCCACCCTCTTTCTGTTGGATGGCATCGCTGGTCTGATATAAAGATACAGCATTTCTATCACAAAGTATAAACTTCATCTGTGTTGCGCAGACCAGCTAAAAGCTCTCTCTGTCAGAGAGTACTTGTGCTATGTGGGGCACGTCCCACCAGACCTAGCTATCAAAACACTTCAGTCCACAAGTGGCCTATATATAAGCCCTCGCCCCATATCTCACTGACAGCAGATTCATCTAGCAGGTCTTTATATTAACTATGCACTGACTGATATTGACTACAGCAAAAGAGGGGACTGGCTTTGTAGGGTTTTGTATACTTATAAGAATCATATGTGC
Protein-coding regions in this window:
- the setmar gene encoding histone-lysine N-methyltransferase SETMAR, whose amino-acid sequence is MSIIKVFDQYLCKGLENVPVLREGNVSKEEYSEFQYSPENIQGPGCDIDPSEVTLPGCSCHAHSCLRESCSCLQTYGQTCRQTYDSHGRLQDQGDTETGYCRPVFECNALCGCSDACFNRVVQRGLGLKLCVYPTEDRGWGMRTLEPIPCGTFVCEYAGEVIGFEEARRRQLAQGLEDNNYIIAVREYAGQGPVSETFVDPTVVGNVGRFLNHSCQPNLFMVPVRVHSLVPRLALFAGRDITPQEELTFDYSGGYSNTPSVERLVQSDPGTEASETGTLQRKPCHCGAQNCSQFLPLDLSVLSY